A stretch of the Halictus rubicundus isolate RS-2024b chromosome 16, iyHalRubi1_principal, whole genome shotgun sequence genome encodes the following:
- the Lost gene encoding methenyltetrahydrofolate synthase domain-containing protein lost isoform X1: MTEQLQPEVTKHSFRQQIWDYMMKNELVNFPLGIYNRTPNFKGANKAAARLIELEEFKNAKIIKINPDKPQDTVRFLALKANKEILVPIPRLRSHLFLHVKPVPGMNKKELRSLSKIYGLMEAGEPLGVDSKIKVDLVIMGSVCVSREGYRLGKGKGFADLEFATMMRMGAVNQDTTVIATVHDCQVLDSLPPTLFKEYDVPVDIIVTPTQTIIVNPRLKKPTGIVWHMLSEKRLESRQVLQQLKEMDEKDGIVVTWKPDDSDDAKEKPQYEAKQRHRSTRPKTRMQIEFSLKLSNISSRARIRDLKDVLQVRGVKPNRIVWQGCRGICYLHFNKLKKKTDLPEQPVQVDSIMANLQDLRIEGVSDDFIIVEPAKPISRIEVTDVSAV; the protein is encoded by the exons ATGACAGAACAATTAC AACCAGAGGTAACCAAGCACAGTTTTCGCCAGCAAATATGGGATTACATGATGAAGAACGAGTTAGTCAATTTTCCTCTTGGCATATACAACCGTACACCAAACTTCAAAGGTGCGAACAAAGCAGCCGCACGGTTAATAGAGCTGGAGGAGTTCAAGAATGCAAAGATTATAAAGATAAACCCAGATAAGCCTCAAGACACTGTGAGGTTTTTGGCATTGAAAGCCAACAAGGAAATATTGGTTCCAATACCAAGATTGAGATCGCACCTGTTTCTTCATGTTAAACCAGTACCTGGTATGAATAAGAAAGAACTCAGAAGTCTATCAAAAATTTATGGTCTGATGGAAGCCGGTGAACCTCTGGGAGTAGACTCCAAGATAAAG GTAGACCTTGTGATAATGGGATCGGTATGTGTCAGTCGCGAAGGCTACAGATTAGGTAAAGGCAAAGGGTTTGCAGACTTAGAGTTTGCCACGATGATGAGAATGGGTGCAGTAAATCAGGACACTACCGTCATCGCAACAGTGCACGATTGTCAGGTGTTGGATAGCCTCCCTCCAACATTGTTCAAAGAATACGACGTGCCTGTGGATATAATTGTTACACCGACCCAGACGATAATAGTCAACCCAAGATTGAAGAAACCAACCGGTATAGTGTGGCACATGCTGAGCGAAAAAAGACTGGAGAGCAGACAGGTGTTGCAACAGCTGAAAGAGATGGACGAAAA AGATGGCATAGTAGTGACCTGGAAGCCGGACGATTCCGACGATGCGAAG GAGAAGCCGCAGTACGAAGCGAAGCAACGCCACAGGAGCACGAGGCCGAAAACCAGGATGCAGATCGAGTTCTCTTTAAAGCTATCGAACATCTCCTCCCGAGCGAGAATCCGCGACTTGAAGGACGTTCTGCAGGTACGTGGTGTCAAACCAAACAGAATTGTCTGGCAGGGCTGCCGCGGGATCTGTTACCTTCATTTTAATAAGCTCAAGAAGAAAACCGATTTACCTGAGCAGCCGGTGCAGGTCGACTCGATCATGGCGAACCTACAGGACCTCCGAATCGAAGGAGTCTCTGACGATTTTATAATAGTCGAACCTGCGAAACCGATCTCGAGAATCGAAGTTACCGATGTGTCTGCCGTCTGA
- the Lost gene encoding methenyltetrahydrofolate synthase domain-containing protein lost isoform X2 — MMKNELVNFPLGIYNRTPNFKGANKAAARLIELEEFKNAKIIKINPDKPQDTVRFLALKANKEILVPIPRLRSHLFLHVKPVPGMNKKELRSLSKIYGLMEAGEPLGVDSKIKVDLVIMGSVCVSREGYRLGKGKGFADLEFATMMRMGAVNQDTTVIATVHDCQVLDSLPPTLFKEYDVPVDIIVTPTQTIIVNPRLKKPTGIVWHMLSEKRLESRQVLQQLKEMDEKDGIVVTWKPDDSDDAKEKPQYEAKQRHRSTRPKTRMQIEFSLKLSNISSRARIRDLKDVLQVRGVKPNRIVWQGCRGICYLHFNKLKKKTDLPEQPVQVDSIMANLQDLRIEGVSDDFIIVEPAKPISRIEVTDVSAV, encoded by the exons ATGATGAAGAACGAGTTAGTCAATTTTCCTCTTGGCATATACAACCGTACACCAAACTTCAAAGGTGCGAACAAAGCAGCCGCACGGTTAATAGAGCTGGAGGAGTTCAAGAATGCAAAGATTATAAAGATAAACCCAGATAAGCCTCAAGACACTGTGAGGTTTTTGGCATTGAAAGCCAACAAGGAAATATTGGTTCCAATACCAAGATTGAGATCGCACCTGTTTCTTCATGTTAAACCAGTACCTGGTATGAATAAGAAAGAACTCAGAAGTCTATCAAAAATTTATGGTCTGATGGAAGCCGGTGAACCTCTGGGAGTAGACTCCAAGATAAAG GTAGACCTTGTGATAATGGGATCGGTATGTGTCAGTCGCGAAGGCTACAGATTAGGTAAAGGCAAAGGGTTTGCAGACTTAGAGTTTGCCACGATGATGAGAATGGGTGCAGTAAATCAGGACACTACCGTCATCGCAACAGTGCACGATTGTCAGGTGTTGGATAGCCTCCCTCCAACATTGTTCAAAGAATACGACGTGCCTGTGGATATAATTGTTACACCGACCCAGACGATAATAGTCAACCCAAGATTGAAGAAACCAACCGGTATAGTGTGGCACATGCTGAGCGAAAAAAGACTGGAGAGCAGACAGGTGTTGCAACAGCTGAAAGAGATGGACGAAAA AGATGGCATAGTAGTGACCTGGAAGCCGGACGATTCCGACGATGCGAAG GAGAAGCCGCAGTACGAAGCGAAGCAACGCCACAGGAGCACGAGGCCGAAAACCAGGATGCAGATCGAGTTCTCTTTAAAGCTATCGAACATCTCCTCCCGAGCGAGAATCCGCGACTTGAAGGACGTTCTGCAGGTACGTGGTGTCAAACCAAACAGAATTGTCTGGCAGGGCTGCCGCGGGATCTGTTACCTTCATTTTAATAAGCTCAAGAAGAAAACCGATTTACCTGAGCAGCCGGTGCAGGTCGACTCGATCATGGCGAACCTACAGGACCTCCGAATCGAAGGAGTCTCTGACGATTTTATAATAGTCGAACCTGCGAAACCGATCTCGAGAATCGAAGTTACCGATGTGTCTGCCGTCTGA